In Centroberyx gerrardi isolate f3 chromosome 20, fCenGer3.hap1.cur.20231027, whole genome shotgun sequence, a genomic segment contains:
- the rbp4 gene encoding retinol-binding protein 4: protein MLRYVVALCLLALCWAQDCQVANIQVMQNFTRSNYAGIWYAVAKKDPEGLFLLDNIVARFTIEEDGKMTATAEGRVIILNQWEVCANMFATFEDTPDPSKFRMKYWGAASTLQSGNDEHWVIDTDYDNYAVHYSCRAVAYDGTCEDSYSFVFSRHPTGLRPEDQRIVTQKKQELCLLGKYRRVDHNGFCQNS, encoded by the exons ATGCTGCGGTACGTTGTGGCCCTCTGTCTCCTGGCTTTGTGCTGGGCACAGGACTGCCAGGTGGCCAACATCCAGGTCATGCAGAACTTTACCAGGAGCAAT TATGCAGGGATATGGTACGCTGTAGCCAAGAAGGACCCAGAGGGCCTGTTCCTGCTCGACAACATCGTGGCCAGGTTCACTATCGAAGAAGATGGCAAAATGACCGCCACTGCTGAGGGCAGAGTCATCATTCTCAA CCAATGGGAGGTGTGTGCCAACATGTTTGCGACCTTTGAGGACACTCCTGACCCTTCCAAGTTCAGGATGAAGTACTGGGGAGCTGCATCCACTCTGCAGAGTGGAA ATGACGAACACTGGGTGATTGACACCGACTACGACAACTACGCCGTCCACTACTCCTGCAGAGCGGTGGCTTATGATGGCACTTGCGAAGACAGCTACTCCTTCGTCTTCTCCCGTCACCCAACAGGCCTGAGGCCGGAGGACCAGCGAATCGTCACCCAGAAGAAGCAGGAGCTCTGCCTGCTCGGCAAATACAGACGCGTCGATCACAACG GCTTCTGCCAGAACAGCTGA
- the cep55l gene encoding centrosomal protein of 55 kDa, whose translation MTSKGAKETIVTKLGFKSSSSASKAEVELERVRKENTHLRRKMDELAKRHIKPPDSDKSKLLERILSLEMLRERNNQQLLVKEQELETLRQQLSARGGEVVASLQAQLEQRRNEAAQRDRLFQTLSEETQNLKNKLAALETQQTQAVNGQVPPGDLAMVQDQLRDALEKNQQWLVYDQQRETYVQSVVARTMELEQQLAQANQALQQQPKHESSSDAPAKSALPEKSAAKLQGYYDQLLLGVQKDLETQRDQVVRAQQELQVQKEQTSRAQAALQSQKEQVTRLQEEMSALQGRHEDKCRELSTFQRMYGEKSTDLEEAKEQLQAERVNNRHAVCEERMVSSERADRMRGELDSMDVRLEEERKRSAELLLQVNLLQKSLLSQNEEQRRIAALEQQIQLSAKDFENEKIDRQSMQHQLHKVLKELRKARDQITRLESAKQPNSRFSEPSSYNKLEFERLTIGDPPGPTSPSKVTNLLDESFLECPKCRTPYATSQHRELLAHIDYCFA comes from the exons ATGACATCTAAAGGCGCCAAGGAGACTATCGTCACCAAGTTGGGTTTCAAatccagcagctctgcctccaaggctgaggtggagctggagagagTCAGGAAGGAAAACACTCACCTCAGGAGAAAGATGGATGAACTGGCCAAACGACACATCAAGCCACCCGACTCGGACAAAAGCAAGCTGCTAGAG AGGATTCTGTCCCTGGAGATGCTGCGAGAAAGGAACAATCAGCAGCTGCTGGTTAAAGAGCAGGAACTGGAAACCCTGAGACAGCAGCTGTCAgctagaggaggagag GTGGTGGCATCACTGCAGGCCCAGCTGGAGCAGCGGAGGAACGAGGCAgcgcagagagacaggttgttCCAGACCCTCTCGGAGGAGACGCAGAACCTAAAAAACAAGCTGGCCGCCCTGGAAACGCAGCAAACGCAGGCCGTG AATGGTCAGGTGCCTCCTGGAGACTTGGCAATGGTGCAGGATCAGCTGAGAGAT GCTCTTGAGAAGAACCAGCAGTGGCTGGTGTatgaccagcagagagagacctaCGTCCAGTCAGTCGTGGCTCGCACAATGGAGCTGGAACAGCAGCTGGCCCAGGCCAACCaggcgctgcagcagcagccaaaacATGAGTCCAGTTCAGACG CCCCGGCCAAGTCAGCACTCCCAGAGAAGAGTGCTGCCAAACTTCAGGGTTACTATGACCAGTTGCTGTTGGGGGTACAGAAAGACCTGGAGACCCAAAGGGATCAGGTCGTCAGGGCCCAACAGGAGCTGCAAGTGCAGAAGGAACAG ACATCGAGGGCCCAGGCGGCGCTGCAGTCTCAGAAGGAGCAGGTCACCAGGCTCCAGGAGGAGATGTCAGCGCTGCAGGGGAGGCACGAGGACAAGTGCAGGGAGCTGTCGACCTTCCAGAGGATGTACGGGGAGAAGAGCACGGATTTGGAGGAGGCCAAGGAGCAGCTGCAGGCGGAGCGAGTCAACAACAG ACATGcggtgtgtgaggagaggatgGTGTCATCTGAGCGAGCGGACAGGATGAGAGGGGAACTGGACAGTATGGATgtcagactggaggaggagaggaagagatctGCTGAGCTGCTACTGCAG GTGAATCTGCTGCAGAAGTCTCTCCTGAGCCAAAACGAGGAACAGAGGAGAATAGCGGCACTAGAGCAACAG ATCCAACTCTCTGCCAAGGACTTTGAGAATGAGAAGATTGATCGTCAGAGCATGCAACACCAGTTGCACAAGGTGCTGAAGGAGCTTCGCAAGGCCCGTGATCAGATAACAAGACTGGAGTCTGCT AAACAGCCAAACTCTCGTTTCTCAGAGCCCAGCTCCTATAATAAGCTGGAGTTTGAGCGGCTTACTATCGGGGACCCTCCTGGCCCTACATCCCCCTCCAAAGTCACCAACCTCTTGGATGAGAGTTTCCTGGAGTGCCCAAAGTGCCGCACCCCCTACGCCACCAGCCAGCACAGGGAGCTCCTGGCTCACATCGACTACTGCTTCGCCTGA